In Amycolatopsis sp. FBCC-B4732, the genomic stretch AACGGCAGGCGGCTCAAGCTGTTCGGCCTCAACCGCCACCAGTGGTACCCGTTCGCCGGCGGCGCGATGCCGGACCGCGTGCAGCGCCGCGACGCGGAGATCCTGCGCCGCGAGCTGAACTGCACGATGGTCCGGTGCTCGCACTACCCGCAGTCGAGCGCGTTCCTCGACGCCTGCGACGAGCTGGGCCTGCTGGTGTGGGAGGAGATCCCGGGCTGGGGGCACGTCGGGGACGACGCCTGGCAGCGGCGGAACCTCCAGGACGTCGCCGCCATGGTCGTGCGCGACCGCAACCACCCGAGCGTCGTCGTGTGGGGCACGCGGGTCAACGAGGCCAACGGCACGACCGCGATGTACGCCAAGACCGGGCGGCTGGCGAAGGAGCTGGACCCGTCGCGGCCGACGAGCGGCGCGCTGGCCAGCACGACCGGCGCCCGGTACGCCGGCGGCGACGTCGAAATCCTGGCCTACAACGACTACATCGCGCGCCGCGGAGCCCCGTTCCGGCTGCGCCCGCCGCGGCCGGGGGTGCCCTACCTGGTGACGGAGGCGATCGGGACGCTCGCCGGCGTCCGCACCTACCGCCGCACCGACCCGCCCGCGACCCGCCAGCTGCAGGCGGAACTGCACGCGAAGGCCCACGACCTGGCCGCCGCGGACGACCGCTACTGCGGGTTGCTGGCGTGGTGCGCGTTCGACTACCCGTCGGGCTGGCAGCGCTCGGTCGGCGGCTCGAAGTTCGCGGGGGTGGCCGACATCTTCCGGATCGCGAAGCCCGCGGCGGCGTTCTACGCGTCGCAGGGGCCGCCGGACGTGCGGGCGGTCGCCGAGCCCGGGTTCGACTGGGACTTCACCGCCCAGCCGGCCGGGCCGGGCCGCGGTGCGACGATCTGGTCGAACTGCGACCGCCTGGCGGTGTTCCTCGACGACCGTCCGGTGGGCGACGCGCGCAGCCGCCGGGCGGACTTCCCGCACCTGCCGCACCCGCCGTTCGCGGTGGACCTGGTGGTCCCGCGCGGGCAGCGGCCGCAGCTGCGCATCGACGGGTACGCCGGCGGGCGGCTGGTGGTCAGCCGCCGGTTCAGCGGCGACCGGAGCCGGGACGTGCTCGGCTGCACGCCGGACGACCCGTCGTTGCGCGCGGACGGCGGCGACGCGACCCGCGTGGTGATCGCGGCGACCGACCGGTTCGGGACGGTCCGCGCGGGGACGACCGGGGCGGTTTCGGTGGCGCTGGCGGGTCCGGGCGAGCTGATCGGGGACGCGAAGCTCGACTTCGGTGCGACGGGCGGCGCGGCGGCGGTGTGGGTCCGGCCGTTCGCGGGCCCGCCGGGGACGCTGGTGCTGACCGCGCGGCACGACACGCTGGGCACCGCGACGGCGACGATCACGACGACCGCGACCGGCAAGACGGCCGGGACCGGCTCATGACGACCGGCCGCCCGCAGCCCTCGGGGCGCCGGCGAAACCGCGGCAGCGGCTCCGCCGGAGTCGCCTCACCCCTCGCCGGTGAGCAGCCCCGCCAGCACCGCCGCCTGGCTGATCGAGGGCGAGCCGCTCGCCGTCAGCAGCGTCAGCGGGCCCGCTGCGGCCAGTTCCCGCAGCCGCCCCAGCGCCTCCGCGCGGTCCGGCTCGAGCAGCTCCGCGCGGTACCGCTCGGTGAACTCCGTGAACCGCTCCGGATCGTGGCCGTACCAGGTGCGCAGGTCGTCGGACGGGGCCAGGCCGCGGTACCAGCCGTCCAGGACCACCGCCGTGCGTGCGGTGCCGCGGGGCCACAGGCGCTCCACGAGCACGCGCGTGCCGTCGGCGGGCCCGGCCGGGTCGGTCAGGCGCGCCACCCGGACGACCGTCGGCTGCATGCGCGCATTCTGCGGTGCGCCCGCGTGCGCCGCCACCGGAACGGGGCGGTGACCTGGTGCGCAACCGCGTGACGCCGGCCGGCGACGTCGTCGACGTTCCCCTGCGGGGTGCGTGGACCGGCAACCGGGGCGTCCTGCACGACGGCCACGAGATCGTCCGCTTCCACGCCGGCGACCTGTGGATCACCTGCGCGCTCGAGTTCCGCGGCCGGTGGCGGGAGCAGTGGCTGCCGAACCGGTACACGCACCTGTTCTTCCACGACGAGGCCGTCTCCTTCGCCGCCGGGCACCGGCCGTGCGCGGAGTGCCGCCGCCGGGCCTACACCGCCTACCGCGCCGCGTGGCCGGGCCCGGCCACGCCGTCGGCCGCCGGGATGAACCGGCGGCTGCACGCCGAACGCCTGGTCCGCGGCACCCACCTCCGGCGGCGGCACGAACTGCCGTGGGCCGGGCTGCCCGACGGCGTCTTCGTGCTCCGCGGCCGGCGCCCGGAACTCGTCGTGGGCGGGCAGCTGACGGAGTGGACGACCGCGGGTTACGGCACCAGGCGGAAGCTGCCCCGGGCAGGGACCGTCCCCGTGCTCACCCCGCCGGCCACCGTTGCCGTGCTGCGGGCCGGGTACCCGGTGCAGATCGACGACTCCGCCCGCTGAACGCGCGAAGGGCCACCCCGGCGACCGTGGAGGGGTCGCCGGGGTGGCCCTACCCCCAGCTCCCGCCGCGGGGGAACAACAGCCGAACCCGCCGTTCCACCGGCGGTTCGAGCCGGTGCGTGGACATCGTCGCCGGTGGTGTCCCGCAGCCCGGCCAGGATCGCGGACCGGACGTGCAGAAAGCTTGCAGTACGCTTGCACGCCTTGCCCCGGCCGGGTGAACGGAGGTGACCGGGTGGAGTTCCGCGTCCTCGGTGCCGTCGAGGCCACGGCGGACGGCGCCCCGGTCGACCTCGGCTCCCGCAAGCAGCGGCTCGTGCTCGCCGTGCTGCTCCTCGACGCCGGCCGCCCGGTGTCGCGCGACCGGCTCGTCGACCTGCTCTGGCCCGCCGATCCCCCGGCGAGCGCCCGCGGCACCGTCCAGGCGCTGGTCTCCCGGATCCGCGCGGTCTTCCGCGCCGCGGGCGGCCCCGAGCTGGTCACCGAAGGCCACGGGTACGTCCTGCGCGCCGCCCCGGACGCGGTCGACGTCCACCGCTTCACCGCGCTGGTCCGGCGGGCCCGCGCAGCCGGCGACGAGACCGCCGTCGCGCTGCTCGGCGACGCGCTCGCGCTGTGGCGGGGCGACGCGCTCGCCGGCGCCGCCGACCCCGACGTCGCCGAGCGGCTGCTGGCCGGGCTGAACGAGGCCCGGTGGAGCGCGCTCGAGGACCGGATCGACGCGCAGCTGCGGCTGGGGCAGGGCCGCGCCGTCCTGGCCGAACTCACCGAGCTCGTCGCCGCGCACCCGCTGCGGCAGCGGTTCGTCGGCCAGCTGATGCTCGCCCTGCACCGCGAGGGCCGCACCGACGCCGCACTCGCCGCTTTCCGCGGCCTGCGCGCCCGGCTCGCCGCCGAGCTGGGCCTCGACCCGGCCCCGGAGCTGACCCGCCTGGAAGCCGCGATCCTGGCCGGCGACCCCGCCCTCGATGTCGCGCCCGAGCCGCCACCGGAGCCGGTGCGCCCGGCCCAGCTCCCCCAC encodes the following:
- a CDS encoding glycoside hydrolase family 2 TIM barrel-domain containing protein; translation: MAGDERRLSRRGFLAAGGAALLGAVVAGSAGLAAPGPDSGLLTDFWLFGRYADGCTDAGFDEAGLDPVQLPHCVAPLSWTGWDPASWQDRWIYRKHFTAATAGRYRARFEGVMTNAAVYLNGTLVASHEGGYLPFEVELPGVADGDNTLAVVVDGRWALDVPPNLPGASPAVLDFYQPAGIYRPATIGTVPRTRITDVFARPVDVLSPGRSLHVRCELERAVPAQVTASVRQAGRELARGSASMPAVGTVVEFDVRGLDGVRLWDVVDPALCDVVVTVRAGAAVLDRRTVRTGFREARFTPDGFFLNGRRLKLFGLNRHQWYPFAGGAMPDRVQRRDAEILRRELNCTMVRCSHYPQSSAFLDACDELGLLVWEEIPGWGHVGDDAWQRRNLQDVAAMVVRDRNHPSVVVWGTRVNEANGTTAMYAKTGRLAKELDPSRPTSGALASTTGARYAGGDVEILAYNDYIARRGAPFRLRPPRPGVPYLVTEAIGTLAGVRTYRRTDPPATRQLQAELHAKAHDLAAADDRYCGLLAWCAFDYPSGWQRSVGGSKFAGVADIFRIAKPAAAFYASQGPPDVRAVAEPGFDWDFTAQPAGPGRGATIWSNCDRLAVFLDDRPVGDARSRRADFPHLPHPPFAVDLVVPRGQRPQLRIDGYAGGRLVVSRRFSGDRSRDVLGCTPDDPSLRADGGDATRVVIAATDRFGTVRAGTTGAVSVALAGPGELIGDAKLDFGATGGAAAVWVRPFAGPPGTLVLTARHDTLGTATATITTTATGKTAGTGS
- a CDS encoding DUF488 domain-containing protein, which translates into the protein MQPTVVRVARLTDPAGPADGTRVLVERLWPRGTARTAVVLDGWYRGLAPSDDLRTWYGHDPERFTEFTERYRAELLEPDRAEALGRLRELAAAGPLTLLTASGSPSISQAAVLAGLLTGEG